From a region of the Nerophis lumbriciformis linkage group LG06, RoL_Nlum_v2.1, whole genome shotgun sequence genome:
- the uraha gene encoding 5-hydroxyisourate hydrolase isoform X3: MSAHRLQRLQGHILLENKIRAMAAFPSPLTTHVLNTANGVPGSNMALSLHRLDPSSETWMVITTGMTNSDGRCPGLITQEMFLSGVYKLHFETAPYWDSLGETSFYPYVEIVFTINDPSQKYHIPLLLSRFSYSTYRGS; encoded by the exons ATGAGCGCGCACAGGCTACAACGACTGCAGGGTCATATACTGCTTGAAAATAAG ATCAGAGCAATGGCAGCGTTTCCAAGCCCTCTAACCACACATGTGTTAAATACTGCCAACGGTGTTCCAGGATCCAACATGGCCCTCAGCCTACATCGACTGGACCCCTCATCTGAGACATGGATGGTTATCACGACTGG GATGACAAATTCAGATGGTCGTTGCCCTGGGCTTATCACACAAGAAATGTTTCTGTCTGGTGTGTACAAACTGCACTTTGAAACTGCTCCATATTGGGACAGTTTGGGGGAGACCTCCTTTTACCCTTATGTTGAG aTTGTCTTCACTATCAACGACCCAAGTCAAAAGTACCATATACCTCTGCTCCTGAGTCGCTTCTCATACAGTACTTACAGAGGGAGCTAG
- the uraha gene encoding 5-hydroxyisourate hydrolase isoform X4 gives MAAFPSPLTTHVLNTANGVPGSNMALSLHRLDPSSETWMVITTGMTNSDGRCPGLITQEMFLSGVYKLHFETAPYWDSLGETSFYPYVEIVFTINDPSQKYHIPLLLSRFSYSTYRGS, from the exons ATGGCAGCGTTTCCAAGCCCTCTAACCACACATGTGTTAAATACTGCCAACGGTGTTCCAGGATCCAACATGGCCCTCAGCCTACATCGACTGGACCCCTCATCTGAGACATGGATGGTTATCACGACTGG GATGACAAATTCAGATGGTCGTTGCCCTGGGCTTATCACACAAGAAATGTTTCTGTCTGGTGTGTACAAACTGCACTTTGAAACTGCTCCATATTGGGACAGTTTGGGGGAGACCTCCTTTTACCCTTATGTTGAG aTTGTCTTCACTATCAACGACCCAAGTCAAAAGTACCATATACCTCTGCTCCTGAGTCGCTTCTCATACAGTACTTACAGAGGGAGCTAG
- the pdcd5 gene encoding programmed cell death protein 5, with protein MADDELETIRRQRMAELQAKQGNASKNQQGEEAKQREADMRNSLLSQVLDQSARARLNNLALVKPEKAKAVEDYLIQMTRFGTIAGKITDSGLIEILQKVSQQTKNKTTVKFNRHKVMDSDEEDDD; from the exons ATGGCGGACGACGAATTAGAAACAATAAGGCGGCAAAGAATGGCAGAGCTACAGGCAAAGCAGGGG AATGCCTCAAAAAATCAGCAAGGAGAGGAGGCCAAACAAAG AGAGGCTGATATGAGAAACTCCCTATTGTCTCAAGTTCTAGATCAGTCTGCTCGTGCAAGAT TGAACAATCTTGCTTTGGTAAAACCGGAGAAGGCCAAGGCTGTAGAGGATTATCTCATTCAAATGACTCGCTTTGGGACAATCGCAGGAAAG ATTACAGACTCCGGCTTGATTGAGATTCTACAAAAAGTCAGTCAGCAAACAAAGAACAAAACAACGGTCAAA TTCAACAGGCATAAGGTGATGGACTCGGATGAAGAAGATGATGATTAG
- the mvda gene encoding diphosphomevalonate decarboxylase: MQIGHKDNMEKAHIITCTAPVNIAVVKYWGKRDEDLILPINSSLSVTLHQDQLKTTTTVTTSKSFQEDRLWLNGKEEDISHPRLQSCLREIRRLARKRRNDADPDLDSTCLSHKVHICSVNNFPTAAGLASSAAGFACLVYTLAQAFGVEGDLSGVARQGSGSACRSMYGGFVKWIMGHQSDGKDSVAQQVEPETHWPELRILVLVASAERKPVGSTSGMQTSIQTSCLLKHRAESVVPGRMVEMIEAVRKKDFTAFAELTMKDSNQFHATCLDTYPPIFYLNSVSHQVINLVHRYNRHYGETRVAYTFDAGPNAVIFTLQQHVLDFSQAVRHFFPPETNGQFIKGLPVPQADISVELKQAIGLEPMPKGISYIISTKAGPGPCVVKDPTQHLLGPDGLPKHSEKHQDNGVEHKNGC, encoded by the exons atGCAAATAGGCCACAAGGATAACATGGAGAAGGCACACATAATTACGTGCACAGCTCCTGTGAATATAGCTGTCGTTAAATACT GGGGAAAGAGAGATGAGGACCTAATTCTACCCATTAACTCATCGTTGAGCGTCACACTTCATCAAGATCAG CTAAAAACAACCACAACAGTGACCACCAGCAAGTCTTTTCAAGAAGATCGACTATGGCTCAACGGGAAAGAGGAGGATATCAGCCATCCGAGGTTACAGTCCTGTCTGAGAGAGA TTCGACGTCTTGCAAGGAAAAGACGAAATGACGCAGACCCCGATTTGGATTCAACTTGTTTGTCTCATAAAGTTCACATCTGTTCCGTCAACAACTTCCCCACTGCTGCTGGACTTGCTTCCTCAGCTGCTGGTTTCGCATGCTTAG TGTACACGCTGGCCCAGGCATTTGGTGTAGAAGGGGACTTGTCTGGGGTTGCTCGCCAAGGTTCAGGCAGCGCATGCAGGAGTATGTACGGGGGGTTCGTCAAGTGGATCATGGGGCATCAGAGTGACGGCAAGGACAGCGTTGCCCAGCAGGTGGAGCCAGAGACTCATTGGCCCGAACTGAGAATACTTGTGCTTGTG GCCAGTGCTGAGCGCAAACCTGTGGGCAGCACGTCAGGCATGCAAACTAGCATACAAACAAGTTGTCTTCTAAAG CACCGGGCCGAGTCGGTTGTCCCAGGCCGCATGGTCGAGATGATTGAAGCAGTGCGCAAGAAAGACTTTACTGCTTTTGCTGAACTAACGATGAAGGACAGTAACCAGTTTCATGCCACCTGCCTGGACACATACCCTCCAATATTCTACCTCAACAGTGTGTCTCATCAAGTCATCAACTTGGTGCATCGATATAATCGACACTACGGCGAGACCAGG GTGGCGTACACCTTTGATGCAGGACCCAATGCTGTGATATTCACTTTACAGCAGCACGTTCTTGACTTTAGTCAAGCTGTCCGGCATTTCTTCCCTCCAGAAACTAATGGACA GTTTATAAAAGGTCTTCCAGTTCCTCAAGCTGATATTTCAGTGGAGCTAAAACAGGCTATTGGTTTGGAGCCCATGCCTAAAGGAATTAGCTACATTATCAGCACAAAG GCTGGTCCAGGTCCTTGTGTTGTGAAGGATCCTACACAGCATCTGCTGGGACCTGATGGGTTACCAAAGCACAGTGAGAAACATCAAGACAATGGAGTAGAACACAAAAATGGTTGCTAA
- the cyba gene encoding cytochrome b-245 light chain, protein MGKIEWAMWANEQALAAGFILLTGGIVGVAGLFRGWQFAAYAIAAGVFVCLLEYPRSRKAKGTGVERKGQYCFTVCVKAFGPLTRNYYIRAFLHAALCVPAGFMLATVLGCVCLAIASLIYLSAAIHGEHWEPILPKKQVRRPAPSIKNPPQNPPPRPPPEMRRKNVDYIDDASYDNPMTVTE, encoded by the exons ATGGGGAAGATCGAGTGGGCTATGTGGGCCAATGAGCAGGCTCTAGCAGCTGGATTCA TTCTCCTTACAGGTGGCATTGTGGGGGTGGCAGGACTCTTCAGGGGGTGGCAGTTTGCAGCCTATGCTAT CGCTGCTGGCGTGTTTGTGTGTCTGCTGGAGTACCCGAGAAGCAGGAAGGCAAAAGGCACGGGTGTTGAACGGAA GGGCCAGTACTGTTTCACTGTGTGCGTGAAAGCCTTTGGGCCCCTGACAAGGAACTATTACATCAGAGCCTTTCTTCACGCTGC GCTTTGTGTTCCTGCTGGCTTTATGCTGGCTACTGTCCTTGGCTGCGTCTGCCTGGCTATCGCCAGCCTCATCTACCTTTCA GCGGCCATTCATGGTGAACACTGGGAGCCCATTCTCCCGAAGAAGCAAGTAAGGAGGCCGGCTCCAAGCATTAAGAATCCCCCTCAGAATCCTCCACCAAGACCTCCACCAGAGATGCGGAGGAAAAATGTTGATTACATAGACGACGCTTCTTACGACAACCCCATGACTGTCACTGAGTAG